In the genome of Dromiciops gliroides isolate mDroGli1 chromosome 1, mDroGli1.pri, whole genome shotgun sequence, the window ggcactgtgctaattggTGGGGCTATAAAgataaaagtgagacagtccctgtcctcatggagcttacttTGAGAGCAAAGCTAGTTATTAATAACAAGAAGCTGTTTACAGCCAGCCCTCTGGACTGAtaccctcttccccttctactgaAGGCAAATAATCATACTACTTCTgggccttttcctttcctttccctttccctttccctttccctttccctttccctttccctttccctttttcctttcctttcctttcctttcctttcctttcctttcctttcctttcctttcctttcctttcctttcctttcctttcctttcctttcctttcctttcctttcctttcctttcctttcctttcctttcctttcctttcctttcctttcctttcctttcctttcctttcctttcctttcctttcctttcctttcctttcctttcctttcctttcctttcctttcctggggcagtgagggttaagtgacttgcccaaggtcacacagctagtgtctagtagctgaggtcaaatttgaactcaggtcctcctgaatccaaggccagtgctttaagactgtgccacctagtttcctccTGGGcacattcttttcatttaattatgtttcgaactcaaaataaaaatgagaatttccTTATACtgaatagaacagaaaaagatgtacaacctgtccccttcctacctttccagtctttttgcaCTTCCCTTCACATACTGTACTATCCAGCAGCACTAATGTCTTGCTTTTACCtagcacaagacactccatctccccatTCCATATCTCTTTACTGGTATCTCCATTCCTGAagtgctttccctcctcacctctgattcctggcttcctttcttttttgttttgttttgtttggtttggtgaggcaattggggttaagtgacttgcccagggtcacacagctagtgattgttaaTTGTCTAACTGCCCCCCTTGgctttctttcaaggctcagatcaaatcccacctcttgCAGGAGACCTCTCctagttccttccctccctctccttttgctagtgccttccttctgaaataACCTTTCATTTATACTGTATAcatcttatatgtacatagttgtttgtatctctctctctttctccaccctTCTATTGAGAATATGACCTCCTTAAGGATGGGGATCGTGTTTTTGCTTTAATTCCTgcctcatcacttagcacagtgaccggcacataataagtgcttaataaatgactaaatgcttattaaattcaagatgtcattttcaaagctatcctgatTGTTTCCTTCTTACCttgtgttctcttctgtgcattttaaaaattaaaagattagagacagggcagctaggtggtgcagtggctctggattcaggagaacctgggttcaaagctggtctcagacacttgacatttactagctgtgtgaccctggacaagtcagttaaccctcattgcccagaaaaaaaaagattagagatgatttttaaagtgggggaggggaagcagttcagcaaaaccaaccagcaCATCAACTGAGTCTCATAGTATGGCTAATATCAGGTTTGGGTTTTAGCAATAGTCCAGAAACCTTGGGTTAAAGGCCTGGCTATCACATACCAGACATGTGACCCTTGCAAATCAATTtgtttctctgagtctcaatttccttatctgttaaatgggcacaacaaaaacaacaatacctatttcacagggttgaatggaaaatattttataactctCGAATTACCATAGAAaatgaactatttaaaaaaatttaatttcctttttgtagAGGTATATGTTACAGGATGAAAGCTAGGGTGAAAGTCCCTCCAGGGATCCTGGGTATGTTTGAGAACAATTATTTTAGATGGATAACAGGtctatttgtttttcattagaTATGACATCCAGGCTCTTATTGGAAGAGGCAGTTTCAGCAAGGTTGTGAGAGTGGAGCAGAGAGTCACAAAGAAGCCCTTTGCAATAAAAATGGTGGAAACCAGagtgaaggaaggcagagaagcatGTGAATCAGAGCTAAGTGTCCTCCGGCGAGTCAGTCACTGCAATATTATCCAGCTCATAGAGATCTTTGAAACCAAGGATCGAGTTTACATAGTGATGGAACTGGCTACAGGAGGAGAACTCTTTGATCGAATTATTTCCCAGGGAACATTCACAGAGAGGGATGCCATAATAATCCTCAAGATGGTTGTTGATGGAGTAAGGTATCTGCACAGTTTGCAAATAACTCACAGGGACCTGAAGCCAGAAAATCTCTTATACTATCACCCAGGGGCAGAGTCAAAGATCTTAATCACAGATTTTGGGTTGGCAAACTCTGGTAACAAAAATGGTGACTGGTCCATGAATACTATCTGTGGGACACCAGAGTACATAGCACCTGAGATCCTGTCCCGCAAACCGTACACAAACGCAGTGGATATGTGGGCCCTTGGAGTAATAACGTACATTTTACTGAGTGGCTTCCTGCCATTTCAAGATGAAAACCACATGAGACTTTATAGGAAGATCCTAAAGGGCAAATACAGCTACAAGGGAGAAGTGAGTAAAATGTTTTATGTGTGTATTAACTTAGCCTATTGGATACTATTTGATTGGATTACTGAGTTGTTACTAAATTGCTTAACACCTTCATTCTTTTTCCCTAGTCAGTATCTAGAGCCACAGCCCTGAATAGCTGGGTGTGCTGCTGACACGTACTCTCAGTATGATCTTTTTAAGTGTTTGCTGAGAATGTGTATACATTCTGGAAGGACCTTAGTTACACAGAGCAGCTTCAGGGCCCCATTGTGTGAAACTTTTCATCTTTTATGGGGACTTTTCATTTTAATGGATGTATAACTAACGAAGTCATTGTGGCATAAAAGAAACAAcaatggatttagaatcagaggtccTGGCTCTACTACTTACTATACACATATTTCTTATACATTTGCCTCACTGTTATTATGGTTGAAGTTTAAGCTTCCTCCTCCCATGGatgctgtgtgtatttgtgggaaggAATAAACCAGGTTTTAGGAGAACTTTTTGTATTAACTGTCCTTAACATGTTATCTGAGTATAGTAGTAGCTGTCTTTTGGGGATCCAACCTGACATTTCAAGTGGTAGGTTGtgtcccttctcctcttcttcctccttcttttcttttccccctcaccAAATGTGAAGGTCTTCCTTATGTGTTGGTGTTCTGTccataggaatataatttttggtTGCTTATATTTTGTAAGGCATTTTGGAATTTAGAgcctagattttaaaaaattcttttattattattattttctttaaaaaatctggGACAATTTGCTTTTTGTCCtgtgcagttttcatttatgatttattcaactatagctctgaaaaaacagacttttaaaaagcCCATTGTGTTCCAAATGGAACTACTGGACTAGTCTTTATACCCAAATCACCCTGGCTCTCATTGAATGGTCAATAATAGCCTCCAACGCAAACCTTTGtggttttgatggcttagaatgagggtaaatagcatttttttttcctgttctggccagaaattctAAGGGTCTTTCCCTTTCAGACTGATATTTTTGCGATGGTAAATTGGGTCatcttttgtctcatttttacCGAGCCCTTAGTCGTTGAATAGGCATCGActtagacaaactgagacctgaggaAGACCTTAATATAGAAAGgccagtcacccactgcatcctgggccactgccagtcatcttgatttttttcttgccaatggactttgatgactcctgaggagagagtgaggctagtgactttttttttttttttagttttcaacatttgtttttataagatttctagttccaaatttttctcctttcttctcttccctcctttctctccaagacagaaagtaatttgatataggttatatatgtacaatcacattaaatatatttctgcattggtcatgttgtgaaagaagaatcagatcaaaaggggaaaacctcaaaaaagaaaaaaaaatccaaaaaagtagaaa includes:
- the PSKH2 gene encoding serine/threonine-protein kinase H2, which translates into the protein MGCGTSSKVVRELPGSSFPLSWGKGLGRGSCGPLQTGEGKAEQRGHWGTHEAVAEAAQKIQVARYRAKFDPRVTARYDIQALIGRGSFSKVVRVEQRVTKKPFAIKMVETRVKEGREACESELSVLRRVSHCNIIQLIEIFETKDRVYIVMELATGGELFDRIISQGTFTERDAIIILKMVVDGVRYLHSLQITHRDLKPENLLYYHPGAESKILITDFGLANSGNKNGDWSMNTICGTPEYIAPEILSRKPYTNAVDMWALGVITYILLSGFLPFQDENHMRLYRKILKGKYSYKGEPWPNVSNLAKDFIDRLLTLDSNHRMSAVQALNHPWVITMAIKSPMKNLQRSISWNLMLRKSPHSRCSRSAQASESGHSSGSIHTWGNKLVNKTGTFG